In the genome of Pan troglodytes isolate AG18354 chromosome 15, NHGRI_mPanTro3-v2.0_pri, whole genome shotgun sequence, one region contains:
- the MBIP gene encoding MAP3K12-binding inhibitory protein 1 isoform X6: MAAATELNRPSSGDRNLERRCSPNLSRDVLYEIFRSLHTLVGQLNLRDDVVKITIDWNKLQSLSAFQPALLFSALEQHILYLQPFLAKLQSPIKEENTTAVEEIGRTEMGNKNEVNDKFSIGDLQEEEKHKESDLRDVKKTQIHFDPEVVQIKAGKAEIDRRISAFIERKQAEINENNVREFCNVIDCNQENSCARTDAIFTPYPGFKSHVKVSRVVNTYGPQTRPEGIPGSGHKPNSMLRDCGNQAVEERLQNIEAHLRLQTELFWKKKKSSTTSKLFTG, encoded by the exons ATGGCTGCTGCCACGGAGCTTAATCGCCCGAGCAGCGGTGACAGGAACCTGGAGCGAAGATGCAGCCCCAACCTCTCCCGAGACGTGCTCTACGAAATCTTTCGCTCCCTACACACCCTGGTTGGACAG CTTAACCTCAGAGATGATGTGGTGAAAATTACAATCGATTGGAACAAGCTCCAGAGCCTCTCGGCATTCCAGCCTGCATTGCTCTTTAGTGCACTTGaacaacacattttatatttacag CCTTTTTTAGCAAAACTTCAGTCTCCGATTAAAGAGGAGAATACAACTGCTGTTGAAGAGATAGGAAGAACAGAAATGGGGAACAAAAATGAAGTAAATGACAAATTTTCCATTGGCGACCTACAAGAGgaagaaaagcacaaagaaagtGATTTAAGAGATGTGAAAAAGACACAGATCCATTTTGATCCAGAAGTAGTTCAGATAAAGGCTGGAAAAGCAGAA ATTGACAGACGAATATCTGCATTTATTGAAAGAAAGCAAGctgaaatcaatgaaaacaaCGTCAGGGAATTTTGCAATGTTATTGATTGTAATCAAG AAAATAGTTGTGCAAGAACTGATGCGATTTTTACCCCTTACCCCGGATTTAAAAGTCACGTAAAAG TTTCTAGAGTTGTGAATACATACGGACCACAGACTAGACCTGAAGGAATTCCAGGGTCAGGTCATAAACCTAACAGCATGCTTCGAGATTGTGGTAATCAGGCTGTAGAAGAACGACTACAAAATATTGAGGCCCACTTGCGGTTACAGACAG
- the MBIP gene encoding MAP3K12-binding inhibitory protein 1 isoform X5 → MAAATELNRPSSGDRNLERRCSPNLSRDVLYEIFRSLHTLVGQLNLRDDVVKITIDWNKLQSLSAFQPALLFSALEQHILYLQPFLAKLQSPIKEENTTAVEEIGRTEMGNKNEVNDKFSIGDLQEEEKHKESDLRDVKKTQIHFDPEVVQIKAGKAEIDRRISAFIERKQAEINENNVREFCNVIDCNQENSCARTDAIFTPYPGFKSHVKVSRVVNTYGPQTRPEGIPGSGHKPNSMLRDCGNQAVEERLQNIEAHLRLQTELFWKKKKSSTTSTELFTG, encoded by the exons ATGGCTGCTGCCACGGAGCTTAATCGCCCGAGCAGCGGTGACAGGAACCTGGAGCGAAGATGCAGCCCCAACCTCTCCCGAGACGTGCTCTACGAAATCTTTCGCTCCCTACACACCCTGGTTGGACAG CTTAACCTCAGAGATGATGTGGTGAAAATTACAATCGATTGGAACAAGCTCCAGAGCCTCTCGGCATTCCAGCCTGCATTGCTCTTTAGTGCACTTGaacaacacattttatatttacag CCTTTTTTAGCAAAACTTCAGTCTCCGATTAAAGAGGAGAATACAACTGCTGTTGAAGAGATAGGAAGAACAGAAATGGGGAACAAAAATGAAGTAAATGACAAATTTTCCATTGGCGACCTACAAGAGgaagaaaagcacaaagaaagtGATTTAAGAGATGTGAAAAAGACACAGATCCATTTTGATCCAGAAGTAGTTCAGATAAAGGCTGGAAAAGCAGAA ATTGACAGACGAATATCTGCATTTATTGAAAGAAAGCAAGctgaaatcaatgaaaacaaCGTCAGGGAATTTTGCAATGTTATTGATTGTAATCAAG AAAATAGTTGTGCAAGAACTGATGCGATTTTTACCCCTTACCCCGGATTTAAAAGTCACGTAAAAG TTTCTAGAGTTGTGAATACATACGGACCACAGACTAGACCTGAAGGAATTCCAGGGTCAGGTCATAAACCTAACAGCATGCTTCGAGATTGTGGTAATCAGGCTGTAGAAGAACGACTACAAAATATTGAGGCCCACTTGCGGTTACAGACAG